The Linepithema humile isolate Giens D197 chromosome 7, Lhum_UNIL_v1.0, whole genome shotgun sequence genome has a window encoding:
- the l(2)gd1 gene encoding coiled-coil and C2 domain-containing protein 1-like isoform X1, producing MFGKKKEPRRPRPVGSLEQYGIFEVPDVNMDNIGDNMNDDDNDEDLEAELAALAAGNDTGYKSRRTAARKAAADVNLDGMVAECMKDTNSDEEPSEGDDDPALLKELQMLSGNEPVTEETEVPEVKEEEQEESEEHESKEENNSAQEVIQLLQERLKTYEMAEQKAKREHESGKARRYNRGVKTLKEMLASAQSGGSVSEADIPPPLPSSATTESTVKNTEETPTPTTPQPTEVDKPSAASDAVSNEDHSEPVKDVAVDQEALDKLKMQQQKYKIAAVAWKKAGNKEQALEYVKTVKQFDIVIAAVAAGDQLDLSDMPPTPILPTADVAADTALPMTETKEESEVQTSTDATPAEADVGEAKLGPENIEGALKERLEVYRRTKVAAEAEDNTSKARRYGRICKQFEDAIKLHMRGKPVALDELPVPPGFPPLSSNTQSNDTAAQPASEPAKESPEKSIPTRPAPPKPPVPPPRAGKANQKITSRAEKQMLQLQLRQRELKQAALNAKKDGNIDLARDYLRQAKGIQPLIEASKAGLPVDMNSIPLSPLEKVELSTTQKDDSFILVSADDFLEGSSGTDDQIYENLETQLIKQIKWCLSTRDHSKELGDVPGYNRWERLALGYTRDLDMLRVRKRDLLPPPQHHYETKTYQIVQSCTDLTDNDIEIAIIRGINYPREADTYVMFEFPFPSDNHPADRTSTIKDSVNPEYQAVFSLNGIINRTSRQCQRAFKRHALKCDVWAKGCSLNPILCCTHPRSFFRSDSLLGTVMVKLQPLESQCVLHDSFPLMDGRKATGGKLELKIRLRNPILFKQIENITDKWLTIDQ from the exons CTGCACGTAAAGCTGCCGCTGATGTAAATTTAGATGGCATGGTAGCTGAATGCATGAAGGATACAAATTCTGATGAAGAACCGTCTGAAGGAGACGATGATCCTGCATTATTG AAAGAACTACAGATGCTCTCAGGGAATGAACCTGTGACTGAAGAGACAGAAGTACCGGAAGTAAAAGAGGAAGAACAAGAAGAATCCGAGGAACATGAATCCAAAGAGGAGAACAATTCTGCACAAGAAGTAATCCAATTATTGCAAGAAAGACTGAAGACTTACGAGATGGCTGAACAAAAGGCTAAAAGAGAACATGAGTCTGGCAAAGCTAGAAGATATAACAGAGGTGTAAAAACACTCAAGGAAATGTTGGCCTCTGCACAATCAGGTGGAAGCGTAAGTGAAGCTGACATTCCTCCACCCTTGCCTTCTTCAGCTACTACAGAATCCACAGTTAAAAATACAG AAGAAACGCCAACACCGACAACGCCACAACCGACTGAAGTTGACAAACCGTCTGCTGCATCAGATGCAGTCTCAAACGAAGATCATTCTGAACCAGTGAAGGATGTTGCAGTTGATCAAGAAGCTttggataaattaaaaatgcagcaACAAAAGTATAAGATCGCAGCAGTTGCGTGGAAAAAGGCGGGCAACAAAGAACAAGCACTAGAGTATGTGAAAACCGTCAAACAATTCGATATAGTTATTGCTGCGGTAGCTGCAGGTGATCAGCTTGATTTATCGGATATGCCGCCTACTCCAATTTTACCCACTGCTGACGTTGCAGCGGATACTGCGTTACCAATGACGGAGACAAAAGAAGAAAGCGAAGTTCAAACTTCCACAGATGCCACACCTGCAG AAGCTGATGTAGGTGAAGCAAAACTTGGTCCCGAAAACATCGAAGGCGCTCTTAAGGAACGTCTCGAAGTATACAGACGAACGAAAGTAGCTGCTGAAGCGGAGGATAATACTTCTAAGGCGCGCAGATATGGTAGAATCTGCAAGCAGTTTGAAGACGCTATTAAGTTGCATATGCGTGGAAAGCCAGTGGCTCTGGATGAGCTTCCCGTTCCGCCTGGTTTCCCACCTTTATCATCTAATACACAAAGCAACGATACTGCCGCGCAACCTGCATCTGAGCCTGCGAAAGAATCACCTGAAAAGAGCATTCCAACAAGGCCTGCGCCACCAAAACCACCCGTTCCTCCTCCTAGAGCAG GAAAAGCAAATCAGAAGATTACATCTCGTGCAGAAAAGCAAATGCTACAATTGCAGCTACGGCAGCGAGAATTAAAGCAAGCTGCTCTAAATGCGAAGAAAGATGGGAATATAGATTTAGCACGTGACTATCTGAGACAAGCGAAAGGGATACAACCTTTAATTGAAGCCAGCAAAGCCGGCTTGCCGGTTGACATGAATTCAATTCCATTATCACCACTTGAAAAAGTAGAACTGAGTACAACTCAGAAAGATGACAGTTTTATATTAGTATCTGCCGACGATTTCCTGGAAGGCTCGAGTGGGACGGATGATCAAATTTACGAAAATCTTGAAACCCagttaattaaacaaattaag TGGTGCTTGTCTACACGGGATCACTCAAAAGAATTGGGAGATGTCCCTGGATATAATAGATGGGAACGGCTCGCATTGGGTTATACACGAGATTTAGATATGCTGAGAGTTCGAAAGCGCGATTTACTGCCACCACCACAACATCACTACGAAACTAAAACCTATCAAATAGTACA GAGTTGCACAGATTTAACCGATAACGATATCGAGATTGCTATAATTCGAGGAATTAATTATCCTCGGGAAGCAGACACATATGTTATGTTTGAGTTTCCATTTCCATCGGATAATCATCCCGCGGATAGAACGTCAACGATCAAGGATTCTGTCAATCCCGAATATCAGGCTGTGTTTTCACTGAATGGAATTATAAACCGCACTTCTAGGCAGTGTCAGAGAGCGTTCAAACGACATGCCTTAAAATGCGACGTTTGGGCAAAAGG ATGCTCGCTGAACCCCATCTTGTGTTGCACTCACCCAAG AAGTTTCTTCCGAAGTGATAGTCTGCTTGGTACAGTAATGGTTAAACTGCAACCTCTGGAATCTCAATGTGTTCTACACGATTCATTTCCG CTTATGGACGGCAGAAAAGCAACAGGAGGAAAACTGGAATTAAAAATCCGCCTTAGAAATCCAATTCTTTTTAagcaaatagaaaatattacagacAAATGGTTAACTATtgatcaataa
- the l(2)gd1 gene encoding coiled-coil and C2 domain-containing protein 1-like isoform X3, with product MFGKKKEPRRPRPVGSLEQYGIFEVPDVNMDNIGDNMNDDDNDEDLEAELAALAAGNDTGYKSRRTAARKAAADVNLDGMVAECMKDTNSDEEPSEGDDDPALLKELQMLSGNEPVTEETEVPEVKEEEQEESEEHESKEENNSAQEVIQLLQERLKTYEMAEQKAKREHESGKARRYNRGVKTLKEMLASAQSGGSVSEADIPPPLPSSATTESTVKNTEETPTPTTPQPTEVDKPSAASDAVSNEDHSEPVKDVAVDQEALDKLKMQQQKYKIAAVAWKKAGNKEQALEYVKTVKQFDIVIAAVAAGDQLDLSDMPPTPILPTADVAADTALPMTETKEESEVQTSTDATPAEADVGEAKLGPENIEGALKERLEVYRRTKVAAEAEDNTSKARRYGRICKQFEDAIKLHMRGKPVALDELPVPPGFPPLSSNTQSNDTAAQPASEPAKESPEKSIPTRPAPPKPPVPPPRAGKANQKITSRAEKQMLQLQLRQRELKQAALNAKKDGNIDLARDYLRQAKGIQPLIEASKAGLPVDMNSIPLSPLEKVELSTTQKDDSFILVSADDFLEGSSGTDDQIYENLETQLIKQIKWCLSTRDHSKELGDVPGYNRWERLALGYTRDLDMLRVRKRDLLPPPQHHYETKTYQIVQSCTDLTDNDIEIAIIRGINYPREADTYVMFEFPFPSDNHPADRTSTIKDSVNPEYQAVFSLNGIINRTSRQCQRAFKRHALKCDVWAKGSFFRSDSLLGTVMVKLQPLESQCVLHDSFPLMDGRKATGGKLELKIRLRNPILFKQIENITDKWLTIDQ from the exons CTGCACGTAAAGCTGCCGCTGATGTAAATTTAGATGGCATGGTAGCTGAATGCATGAAGGATACAAATTCTGATGAAGAACCGTCTGAAGGAGACGATGATCCTGCATTATTG AAAGAACTACAGATGCTCTCAGGGAATGAACCTGTGACTGAAGAGACAGAAGTACCGGAAGTAAAAGAGGAAGAACAAGAAGAATCCGAGGAACATGAATCCAAAGAGGAGAACAATTCTGCACAAGAAGTAATCCAATTATTGCAAGAAAGACTGAAGACTTACGAGATGGCTGAACAAAAGGCTAAAAGAGAACATGAGTCTGGCAAAGCTAGAAGATATAACAGAGGTGTAAAAACACTCAAGGAAATGTTGGCCTCTGCACAATCAGGTGGAAGCGTAAGTGAAGCTGACATTCCTCCACCCTTGCCTTCTTCAGCTACTACAGAATCCACAGTTAAAAATACAG AAGAAACGCCAACACCGACAACGCCACAACCGACTGAAGTTGACAAACCGTCTGCTGCATCAGATGCAGTCTCAAACGAAGATCATTCTGAACCAGTGAAGGATGTTGCAGTTGATCAAGAAGCTttggataaattaaaaatgcagcaACAAAAGTATAAGATCGCAGCAGTTGCGTGGAAAAAGGCGGGCAACAAAGAACAAGCACTAGAGTATGTGAAAACCGTCAAACAATTCGATATAGTTATTGCTGCGGTAGCTGCAGGTGATCAGCTTGATTTATCGGATATGCCGCCTACTCCAATTTTACCCACTGCTGACGTTGCAGCGGATACTGCGTTACCAATGACGGAGACAAAAGAAGAAAGCGAAGTTCAAACTTCCACAGATGCCACACCTGCAG AAGCTGATGTAGGTGAAGCAAAACTTGGTCCCGAAAACATCGAAGGCGCTCTTAAGGAACGTCTCGAAGTATACAGACGAACGAAAGTAGCTGCTGAAGCGGAGGATAATACTTCTAAGGCGCGCAGATATGGTAGAATCTGCAAGCAGTTTGAAGACGCTATTAAGTTGCATATGCGTGGAAAGCCAGTGGCTCTGGATGAGCTTCCCGTTCCGCCTGGTTTCCCACCTTTATCATCTAATACACAAAGCAACGATACTGCCGCGCAACCTGCATCTGAGCCTGCGAAAGAATCACCTGAAAAGAGCATTCCAACAAGGCCTGCGCCACCAAAACCACCCGTTCCTCCTCCTAGAGCAG GAAAAGCAAATCAGAAGATTACATCTCGTGCAGAAAAGCAAATGCTACAATTGCAGCTACGGCAGCGAGAATTAAAGCAAGCTGCTCTAAATGCGAAGAAAGATGGGAATATAGATTTAGCACGTGACTATCTGAGACAAGCGAAAGGGATACAACCTTTAATTGAAGCCAGCAAAGCCGGCTTGCCGGTTGACATGAATTCAATTCCATTATCACCACTTGAAAAAGTAGAACTGAGTACAACTCAGAAAGATGACAGTTTTATATTAGTATCTGCCGACGATTTCCTGGAAGGCTCGAGTGGGACGGATGATCAAATTTACGAAAATCTTGAAACCCagttaattaaacaaattaag TGGTGCTTGTCTACACGGGATCACTCAAAAGAATTGGGAGATGTCCCTGGATATAATAGATGGGAACGGCTCGCATTGGGTTATACACGAGATTTAGATATGCTGAGAGTTCGAAAGCGCGATTTACTGCCACCACCACAACATCACTACGAAACTAAAACCTATCAAATAGTACA GAGTTGCACAGATTTAACCGATAACGATATCGAGATTGCTATAATTCGAGGAATTAATTATCCTCGGGAAGCAGACACATATGTTATGTTTGAGTTTCCATTTCCATCGGATAATCATCCCGCGGATAGAACGTCAACGATCAAGGATTCTGTCAATCCCGAATATCAGGCTGTGTTTTCACTGAATGGAATTATAAACCGCACTTCTAGGCAGTGTCAGAGAGCGTTCAAACGACATGCCTTAAAATGCGACGTTTGGGCAAAAGG AAGTTTCTTCCGAAGTGATAGTCTGCTTGGTACAGTAATGGTTAAACTGCAACCTCTGGAATCTCAATGTGTTCTACACGATTCATTTCCG CTTATGGACGGCAGAAAAGCAACAGGAGGAAAACTGGAATTAAAAATCCGCCTTAGAAATCCAATTCTTTTTAagcaaatagaaaatattacagacAAATGGTTAACTATtgatcaataa
- the l(2)gd1 gene encoding coiled-coil and C2 domain-containing protein 1-like isoform X2, with translation MFGKKKEPRRPRPVGSLEQYGIFEVPDVNMDNIGDNMNDDDNDEDLEAELAALAAGNDTGYKSRRTAARKAAADVNLDGMVAECMKDTNSDEEPSEGDDDPALLKELQMLSGNEPVTEETEVPEVKEEEQEESEEHESKEENNSAQEVIQLLQERLKTYEMAEQKAKREHESGKARRYNRGVKTLKEMLASAQSGGSVSEADIPPPLPSSATTESTVKNTEETPTPTTPQPTEVDKPSAASDAVSNEDHSEPVKDVAVDQEALDKLKMQQQKYKIAAVAWKKAGNKEQALEYVKTVKQFDIVIAAVAAGDQLDLSDMPPTPILPTADVAADTALPMTETKEESEVQTSTDATPAADVGEAKLGPENIEGALKERLEVYRRTKVAAEAEDNTSKARRYGRICKQFEDAIKLHMRGKPVALDELPVPPGFPPLSSNTQSNDTAAQPASEPAKESPEKSIPTRPAPPKPPVPPPRAGKANQKITSRAEKQMLQLQLRQRELKQAALNAKKDGNIDLARDYLRQAKGIQPLIEASKAGLPVDMNSIPLSPLEKVELSTTQKDDSFILVSADDFLEGSSGTDDQIYENLETQLIKQIKWCLSTRDHSKELGDVPGYNRWERLALGYTRDLDMLRVRKRDLLPPPQHHYETKTYQIVQSCTDLTDNDIEIAIIRGINYPREADTYVMFEFPFPSDNHPADRTSTIKDSVNPEYQAVFSLNGIINRTSRQCQRAFKRHALKCDVWAKGCSLNPILCCTHPRSFFRSDSLLGTVMVKLQPLESQCVLHDSFPLMDGRKATGGKLELKIRLRNPILFKQIENITDKWLTIDQ, from the exons CTGCACGTAAAGCTGCCGCTGATGTAAATTTAGATGGCATGGTAGCTGAATGCATGAAGGATACAAATTCTGATGAAGAACCGTCTGAAGGAGACGATGATCCTGCATTATTG AAAGAACTACAGATGCTCTCAGGGAATGAACCTGTGACTGAAGAGACAGAAGTACCGGAAGTAAAAGAGGAAGAACAAGAAGAATCCGAGGAACATGAATCCAAAGAGGAGAACAATTCTGCACAAGAAGTAATCCAATTATTGCAAGAAAGACTGAAGACTTACGAGATGGCTGAACAAAAGGCTAAAAGAGAACATGAGTCTGGCAAAGCTAGAAGATATAACAGAGGTGTAAAAACACTCAAGGAAATGTTGGCCTCTGCACAATCAGGTGGAAGCGTAAGTGAAGCTGACATTCCTCCACCCTTGCCTTCTTCAGCTACTACAGAATCCACAGTTAAAAATACAG AAGAAACGCCAACACCGACAACGCCACAACCGACTGAAGTTGACAAACCGTCTGCTGCATCAGATGCAGTCTCAAACGAAGATCATTCTGAACCAGTGAAGGATGTTGCAGTTGATCAAGAAGCTttggataaattaaaaatgcagcaACAAAAGTATAAGATCGCAGCAGTTGCGTGGAAAAAGGCGGGCAACAAAGAACAAGCACTAGAGTATGTGAAAACCGTCAAACAATTCGATATAGTTATTGCTGCGGTAGCTGCAGGTGATCAGCTTGATTTATCGGATATGCCGCCTACTCCAATTTTACCCACTGCTGACGTTGCAGCGGATACTGCGTTACCAATGACGGAGACAAAAGAAGAAAGCGAAGTTCAAACTTCCACAGATGCCACACCTGCAG CTGATGTAGGTGAAGCAAAACTTGGTCCCGAAAACATCGAAGGCGCTCTTAAGGAACGTCTCGAAGTATACAGACGAACGAAAGTAGCTGCTGAAGCGGAGGATAATACTTCTAAGGCGCGCAGATATGGTAGAATCTGCAAGCAGTTTGAAGACGCTATTAAGTTGCATATGCGTGGAAAGCCAGTGGCTCTGGATGAGCTTCCCGTTCCGCCTGGTTTCCCACCTTTATCATCTAATACACAAAGCAACGATACTGCCGCGCAACCTGCATCTGAGCCTGCGAAAGAATCACCTGAAAAGAGCATTCCAACAAGGCCTGCGCCACCAAAACCACCCGTTCCTCCTCCTAGAGCAG GAAAAGCAAATCAGAAGATTACATCTCGTGCAGAAAAGCAAATGCTACAATTGCAGCTACGGCAGCGAGAATTAAAGCAAGCTGCTCTAAATGCGAAGAAAGATGGGAATATAGATTTAGCACGTGACTATCTGAGACAAGCGAAAGGGATACAACCTTTAATTGAAGCCAGCAAAGCCGGCTTGCCGGTTGACATGAATTCAATTCCATTATCACCACTTGAAAAAGTAGAACTGAGTACAACTCAGAAAGATGACAGTTTTATATTAGTATCTGCCGACGATTTCCTGGAAGGCTCGAGTGGGACGGATGATCAAATTTACGAAAATCTTGAAACCCagttaattaaacaaattaag TGGTGCTTGTCTACACGGGATCACTCAAAAGAATTGGGAGATGTCCCTGGATATAATAGATGGGAACGGCTCGCATTGGGTTATACACGAGATTTAGATATGCTGAGAGTTCGAAAGCGCGATTTACTGCCACCACCACAACATCACTACGAAACTAAAACCTATCAAATAGTACA GAGTTGCACAGATTTAACCGATAACGATATCGAGATTGCTATAATTCGAGGAATTAATTATCCTCGGGAAGCAGACACATATGTTATGTTTGAGTTTCCATTTCCATCGGATAATCATCCCGCGGATAGAACGTCAACGATCAAGGATTCTGTCAATCCCGAATATCAGGCTGTGTTTTCACTGAATGGAATTATAAACCGCACTTCTAGGCAGTGTCAGAGAGCGTTCAAACGACATGCCTTAAAATGCGACGTTTGGGCAAAAGG ATGCTCGCTGAACCCCATCTTGTGTTGCACTCACCCAAG AAGTTTCTTCCGAAGTGATAGTCTGCTTGGTACAGTAATGGTTAAACTGCAACCTCTGGAATCTCAATGTGTTCTACACGATTCATTTCCG CTTATGGACGGCAGAAAAGCAACAGGAGGAAAACTGGAATTAAAAATCCGCCTTAGAAATCCAATTCTTTTTAagcaaatagaaaatattacagacAAATGGTTAACTATtgatcaataa